In Rutidosis leptorrhynchoides isolate AG116_Rl617_1_P2 chromosome 2, CSIRO_AGI_Rlap_v1, whole genome shotgun sequence, one genomic interval encodes:
- the LOC139893919 gene encoding probable jasmonic acid carboxyl methyltransferase 2, with protein sequence MQVLRHMNKGEGETSYAKNSLLQKKVMSFGTSMVEAAIYSILRELKPESIGVADLGCSSGPNCLATVSQIIHMVADASRQMGQIVPELRVSLNDLPGNDFNNLFKSLPNFYETVKNEYGIQGCYVCGLPGSFYGRLFPAQSLHFIRSSSSLHWLSQDCVPLGLGPEIESHLNKEKVYISKGSSSRVVEAYQQQFRMDFSLFLSSRANEMVVKRRMVLSLLSRRSPDPCADEACYHWELLSRALMSLSLDGLVEKEMIDSFNFPYYAPSPEEMKFEVEKEGSFVVDGVETFEIEWDNGDSDDLNESSGNRVAKTIRAVVEPMLDSHFHLGPEMMDELFRRYSNIIDEYCLKKIFSFTLLVISFMKKG encoded by the exons ATGCAAGTCCTTCGTCACATGAATAAAGGAGAAGGCGAGACTAGCTATGCCAAAAACTCACTACTTCAG AAAAAAGTAATGTCATTTGGTACGTCAATGGTGGAGGCTGCCATTTATAGTATATTAAGGGAGTTGAAGCCAGAGAGCATTGGGGTTGCAGACTTAGGGTGCTCATCTGGACCCAATTGTTTAGCAACAGTCTCTCAAATAATCCATATGGTGGCTGATGCGAGCCGTCAAATGGGTCAAATTGTACCTGAACTACGGGTTTCGTTGAACGACCTCCCTGGCAATGACTTCAATAATTTGTTCAAGTCACTTCCAAAtttttatgaaacagtaaaaaatgAGTATGGTATTCAAGGTTGTTATGTGTGTGGTTTGCCTGGCTCGTTTTATGGAAGGTTATTTCCGGCTCAAAGTCTCCACTTTATCCGTTCTTCTTCTAGCCTACATTGGCTGTCTCAGGATTGT GTACCATTGGGTTTGGGACCCGAGATAGAGTCCCATTTGAACAAAGAGAAGGTATACATATCAAAAGGTAGTTCATCCAGAGTCGTAGAAGCATACCAGCAACAATTCCGTATGGATTTTTCATTATTTTTGAGTTCACGTGCAAACGAAATGGTTGTCAAGAGACGAATGGTTTTGTCACTTCTAAGCAGGCGATCCCCTGACCCTTGTGCAGATGAAGCTTGTTATCATTGGGAACTTTTATCACGTGCCTTGATGAGCCTATCTTTAGAT GGACTAGTTGAAAAGGAGATGATTGATTCGTTTAACTTCCCTTATTATGCACCAAGTCCGGAAGAAATGAAATTTGAAGTAGAGAAAGAAGGATCATTTGTAGTCGATGGTGTTGAGACATTTGAGATAGAATGGGATAATGGTGACTCAGATGATCTCAATGAGTCGAGCGGCAATCGAGTAGCGAAAACCATTCGAGCTGTGGTTGAGCCCATGTTAGACAGTCATTTTCATTTGGGACCTGAAATGATGGATGAGTTGTTCCGACGATACTCTAATATCATTGATGAATACTGCTTgaaaaaaatattttcttttacTCTTTTGGTTATTTCTTTTATGAAAAAAGGTTAA